A region from the Clavibacter sp. A6099 genome encodes:
- a CDS encoding glycerophosphodiester phosphodiesterase family protein, whose protein sequence is MPGVDHAPRPRPLVIAHRGASGYRPEHSAAAVRLGFAQGADAVEPDLVASSDGVLVIRHENELSGTTDVADRPEFADRRAARVVDGVERTGWFTEDMTWAEIRTLRCRERVPAARPDSAAHDDEETVLSLPDLLRIIDQESTRHGRPLSMVAEIKHATHFAALGMPLDELLARDLREHGWSDDASRLTIESFERTALLGVRAHGIAARLVYLLEGRGAAIDEVARHGDSAVTFEDQLTDAGLAALAAEVDGISVGVERICPADGFGSADEAAPVSDLVERAHRAGLSVFTWTLRPENAFLPRSLRGPGAKSAHGDFGTHWGRLLDAGVDGVFVDHPDLAVRLVGERAAAAGS, encoded by the coding sequence GTGCCCGGCGTGGATCACGCCCCTCGCCCTCGCCCCCTCGTCATCGCGCATCGCGGAGCCAGCGGCTACCGCCCCGAGCACTCCGCCGCCGCCGTGCGGCTCGGCTTCGCGCAGGGCGCGGACGCCGTCGAACCCGACCTCGTCGCGTCCTCCGACGGCGTGCTCGTCATCCGGCACGAGAACGAGCTGTCCGGCACGACCGACGTCGCCGACCGACCCGAGTTCGCCGATCGCCGTGCCGCTCGCGTCGTCGACGGCGTCGAGCGCACGGGCTGGTTCACCGAGGACATGACGTGGGCCGAGATCCGCACGCTGCGCTGCCGGGAGCGGGTGCCCGCGGCCCGGCCGGACAGCGCGGCCCACGACGACGAGGAGACCGTGCTCTCCCTGCCCGACCTGCTGCGGATCATCGACCAGGAGTCGACGCGCCACGGACGCCCGCTCAGCATGGTCGCGGAGATCAAGCACGCCACGCACTTCGCCGCGCTCGGCATGCCGCTCGACGAGCTGCTCGCCCGCGACCTCCGCGAGCACGGCTGGTCGGACGACGCGTCGCGCCTCACGATCGAGTCCTTCGAGCGGACGGCGCTCCTCGGCGTCCGGGCGCACGGCATCGCGGCCCGGCTGGTGTACCTCCTCGAGGGGCGCGGCGCGGCGATCGACGAGGTCGCGCGTCACGGCGACTCGGCCGTCACGTTCGAGGACCAGCTGACCGACGCCGGTCTGGCGGCGCTCGCCGCGGAGGTGGACGGGATCAGCGTGGGCGTCGAGCGCATCTGCCCGGCCGACGGCTTCGGCTCCGCTGACGAGGCCGCTCCCGTGTCCGACCTGGTCGAGCGCGCTCACCGGGCCGGACTGTCGGTCTTCACCTGGACGCTGCGCCCCGAGAACGCGTTCCTGCCCCGGTCCCTCCGCGGGCCCGGTGCGAAGTCCGCGCACGGCGACTTCGGCACGCACTGGGGCCGGCTCCTCGACGCGGGTGTCGACGGCGTCTTCGTCGACCACCCGGATCTCGCGGTCCGGCTCGTGGGGGAGCGGGCCGCGGCCGCGGGGAGCTAG
- a CDS encoding Bax inhibitor-1/YccA family protein, translated as MANPTFSNNPVFNGRGATPTRDVTPESLDELYARPSATASETDRMTFEDTTVKTVSLLAIVVVLGAVAWLSGPLALPLAMLGAIGGLVLGLVNSFKKEPSVPLIVAYAAFEGLFVGGISRMFESIAPGVATQALLGTAAVFTTVLLLFRSGKVRASAKATKIFLFAMVGYALFSLVNVGLMIFGVTTDPWGLRGTSIPGTNIPFGVVLGLFAVVLASYSLVMDFDFIQRGVRAGAPRKYGWTAAFGLVVTIVWLYVELLRLFAILRGNN; from the coding sequence ATGGCCAACCCCACGTTCTCCAACAACCCGGTCTTCAACGGCCGGGGAGCGACGCCCACGAGGGATGTGACCCCGGAGAGCCTCGACGAGCTGTACGCCCGCCCGTCCGCGACGGCCTCCGAGACCGACCGCATGACCTTCGAGGACACGACCGTCAAGACGGTCAGCCTCCTCGCGATCGTCGTCGTACTCGGCGCGGTCGCGTGGCTCTCCGGCCCGCTCGCGCTCCCCCTCGCCATGCTCGGCGCCATCGGCGGCCTCGTGCTGGGCCTCGTCAACTCCTTCAAGAAGGAGCCGTCCGTCCCGCTCATCGTCGCCTACGCTGCGTTCGAGGGGCTCTTCGTCGGCGGCATCTCGCGCATGTTCGAGTCGATCGCCCCGGGCGTCGCGACTCAGGCCCTCCTTGGGACGGCGGCCGTCTTCACCACCGTGCTTCTGCTGTTCCGCAGCGGCAAGGTCCGCGCGTCTGCCAAGGCGACGAAGATCTTCCTGTTCGCCATGGTCGGCTACGCCCTCTTCTCGCTCGTCAACGTGGGACTCATGATCTTCGGTGTCACCACCGACCCGTGGGGACTTCGCGGTACCTCGATCCCCGGCACCAACATCCCGTTCGGCGTGGTCCTCGGCCTCTTCGCCGTCGTCCTCGCCTCGTACTCCCTCGTGATGGACTTCGACTTCATCCAGCGCGGCGTCCGTGCCGGCGCACCGCGCAAGTACGGCTGGACCGCCGCCTTCGGCCTCGTCGTCACCATCGTGTGGCTGTACGTCGAGCTGCTGCGCCTGTTCGCGATCCTGCGCGGCAACAACTAG